Genomic DNA from Coregonus clupeaformis isolate EN_2021a chromosome 26, ASM2061545v1, whole genome shotgun sequence:
aatgaaactatTCCATGAAAATGCGCATATAGAaataatcataactggcacgcagataggtagaaatggtaggataaattgtaagcttccccaaacttgaaactcacgagctGCCTATGGTCTTTATTATAACACCCATTAACAAAAGTATTGCACACAGGAGGTCCCGTGAATTAAAACGTCCCGCCtatagtatgaaaaaaaaaatgtatgcactcactaactgtaaagtcgctctggataagagcgtctgctaaatgactaaaatgtaatgtacatGTATAGAAATAAAATGCCCGTCCAACTGACGTCCAACTGATGTGTTCTGGTGCTGGCCCTGGGATATTCATTCAATCAAACAAACAATGACATTCATCGAGACAATTATTCTAACACATTATTTGCATGGATCATAAAACAGTAGCCAATTACCTCTGGGCTGATCATGCACAGTTTCTGGAGGCAGAAGAAGTCTGTCTAGCAGAAATTCATTTCAATCTCAATTTaaaacgttgcctatgggcagtTTATTTTCTGTGGAACAATATGCTGCATAATGCAGCATAGACCTATACATTTAAATTGGATAACATGCATCTAAGAATTGAGAATACACACTGGTCTATCCCGCAACTACTGTCTTAAAGCATGTAACCAGATATTCAAAAACAACGTCATCCCACAATGCACCGCGCTTCATCTCCTCGCTCTATTACCTCATCCCATCAGCCACCGCGAGACTGAGAATCTTCTGGGTGGTCGTCTAGGCAACACGCCTAATCTGAAACATTAGGGAACGCCCCGAAAATCGCCAGCAGCCAATGAGATACTGCAGAGGTGACATCATGTCTATTTTTAGAGGCCATGGCTGCAGATAAGCTTTGCCTCCACGCTGGAAGAGTCAGTATACACACAGAGAGTCGTCCTGTGAGCAGAGTTGCTGTTGAACTGTACCAAGTTATAGCACCTAGAGCGTCTCATTCTGACACTGTTTAGAAGGGTGAACAGAAGCGAAAGAAGGACTTTGAAGAATGTATACATCGTTCTGAAACTATCGCTGCAGCTGAAGATAATATTTTTTTCGCGGTAGGCTACAAGCAGGAGTGCACGTTGTTACGTTTGTTTAGGGGCACGCTTCTATTCCAGAGACTCTTGTTTCCGCTTCGGAGGTTATAAGGATTTCCCAACCTAGTAAGAAACTTTTCTCCGAGTTTTACAactgaaagaaggagagagggcagaAACACACTTCTCTGTCAGTGTGAGTAGCCTACAAGAGACCTTTCTAGCATAGTTTTTGGTTTATATTCTATGTCTAGAAAAATGGAAACTACCTTCTACGAGGACTCGCTCAACTCTTTCTCCCAGCATGAGAAACCGGGCTACGGATGCAACCCCAAAGCACTGAAACACAGCATGACACTGAACCTGGCCGACCCAACCAGCACACTCAAACCTCACCTCCGGGCTAAAGCCAGCGACATCCTCACCTCTCCGGACGTGCAGCTCCTCAAACTGGCCTCCCCAGAGTTGGAGCGGCTCATCATCCAGTCCAGCAACGGCCTGATCACCACCACACCTACCCCGACGCAGTTCCTCTGCCCGAGGAACGTAACTGATGAGCAGGAGGGCTTTGCCGAGGGATTTGTTAGAGCTCTGGCGGAGCTCCATCATCAACATGTCTTGCCCAATGCACCCGGGGTCCCAGTCACCTCCGCTGGGCAGACAAGCATCAACAACCCGACAATACTCCCACCTGTTTCCGCCTTGACCGGGAGCACTGTTTATAACAACAACATAACCATGCGCTCTGAGTCGCCTGTCTACGAAGACCTGAACACGTTCACCCCGGCTATCACCACCAACTCAGCCCCGGGTTACACCACCTCAGCCCCAGCTATGAGCTTTCCCTCTGCCCCGCCACAGCTCCCTGTCTATGGGCAGCAGTCTCACCCCCATCCCAGGCTCACTGCCCTGAAAGAGGAGCCCCAGACCGTGCCTGAGATGCCCGGGGAGACCCCTCCTGTCTCCCCCATCGATATGGAGAATCAGGAGAGGATCAAAGCCGAGAGGAAGCGCATGAGGAACCGTGTCGCCGCCTCCAAGTGCAGGAAGCGGAAGCTGGAGCGCATCTCCCGACTGGAGGACAAGGTGAAGAACCTGAAGACTCAGAACTCCGACCTAGCTTCCACAGCAAATATGCTGAGGGAACAGGTCGCCCAGCTCAAACAGAAGGTGATGAACCATGTCAACAGCGGCTGTCAACTCATGCTGACGCAGCAGCTCCAGACCttctgaggaggagaggacactTGGAGAAgaatagagagaaagagtttGAACGAAAAGGACAAATCGTTTATAATTAACTGGCTGTCTGTGTCTCCGTGGCATTGCGACAGGGTGAACGGGACAGTAACAGCACGAGACTGGCGGGAGGGGACCGGGGCTGACTGGCTGCCTCTGACCATGTGCCTCGCGGGACACGGTTGCACGCAAGAGTTGGGGCTCGGGACAGAGCAGAGCGCGCGATAAAAATTGCTGGTGTactagagagaaagaaacagcaaCAAACAGGACAAACTGATGTTTTGTTTCGTGTTGTTTTAATTGACTTGAAATGTGTTGGCTTTGACCAAGCTGTGCTTTTACTCATTGACCTTCGGTGTAATTCAGTATTAGAAGAAAATCAAAGACAAAGTGCAGTAGAGACTTTAAAACTGCCTGGCGCCAAAGGAGAGGGTGTGTACTCTAAACAGATTACAAAAAGCTGCCCAACTTCTGAGTTACAATGTACCTTTTATTCATAATTATATTGAATTGAGTTAGAACAAACGTTTCAAGAGTTACTTGTTTTTTTCTAACGTTTTTTAATGGGGTTCATTGTTATTATCTGTATATAAGATCCACCTGGAGTACTTACGTTTACTATTTGTAATAAGAAATACAGTATCAGTTTTCATGTTCATTTTATGAGCACTTCAGAAACAAATcgatatttaaaaaatgtaataaaccaTCTGTGAACTGAATACAATGCCTCTTGTATTATCTGTGTGTGttaagagaggaagagtgggtgtgtgtgcactAAAACACGTTGCAACATCTTGAGAGTGGCCAGTTCTCTGTACCTGAAGGGACATTCCATGAGTGCCTTATTGATCCTGAGGTTATTGATTGAGTTTCATTAGTGATGGAGTCAATGACCCTTCTAGCTCACTACAGCTCACTATTTAGAAACTGCTGTTCCAGGGTCAGATGTGTATTCATCCCCTAATGGTTAAAGTGGTACTCCAGTCTcattttcacctcatttaacacctgattatacttaacaaaaggcacatctcaataggtggtcaaGAAGGTAAGTCATGACATAGCACAAGTAGGGGAGGGCCGATGGCATCACAGattcccatcagaccaactcATTGAATGCCCAACTAGAAGTTTGCAGTTGactaaaaaacactattttgctcaaaccatatatattttttaacctttagtgtgtgtactttactgtatttatacttgggatgtcgcttttcaacagtaaaacatAAAAAATTGCGTCTTTAAGGTAAGGATTTGGAGATGAGTATTCTGAACCTAGACCTGTGGTTATAGGGTCAACCTCTACAGCAGGGATGTAGGCCAGTAGTGTATAGAGTGCAACATTAGTGTGCCACCTTACACCTCGGCTCCACTTGAGTCTCACCATCTAACAAGGTAAAAACTAACACAGATACTCTGTATGTTGTGAAGTGGCCTACATTCACACACTGCTATAGCTCAGGAATCTATAAAGTAAATTATGATAATAACTTGAATTACTCAATCATGATAActtataaatggtttataaaGTACTTTTTAATGAATTGCAGCCAAAGTGT
This window encodes:
- the LOC121539880 gene encoding transcription factor AP-1-like: MSRKMETTFYEDSLNSFSQHEKPGYGCNPKALKHSMTLNLADPTSTLKPHLRAKASDILTSPDVQLLKLASPELERLIIQSSNGLITTTPTPTQFLCPRNVTDEQEGFAEGFVRALAELHHQHVLPNAPGVPVTSAGQTSINNPTILPPVSALTGSTVYNNNITMRSESPVYEDLNTFTPAITTNSAPGYTTSAPAMSFPSAPPQLPVYGQQSHPHPRLTALKEEPQTVPEMPGETPPVSPIDMENQERIKAERKRMRNRVAASKCRKRKLERISRLEDKVKNLKTQNSDLASTANMLREQVAQLKQKVMNHVNSGCQLMLTQQLQTF